Proteins found in one Geomonas subterranea genomic segment:
- a CDS encoding glycosyltransferase family 2 protein: MTPHRDRRERETSSLPGLTMVVPAYNEVGSIAETVQRIQKALAALHIASELIVVNDGSTDGTGELLEEIPGIHVVHHPLNIGYGNSIKSGVNRAHYQWIGIVDADGSYPIEDLPRFVAEMEKGFDMVVGHRANIDDIDCFAKRIFRRIYKKIVSFLNDSRIEDPNSGFRLFKREIVINLMPFLCGTFSFTTSISILTSGLFYFVKFIPIQYSKRDGKTKVKHLRDSIRTMQFIVQGIVFFNPIKFFIILALAMVAFVCIPAMVIAMLRMPTLSLYYMIFGVAVSLMVGMGALGDIIRISSFKRTNEFM, from the coding sequence GTGACACCACACAGAGACAGACGGGAGAGGGAGACCAGCTCCCTGCCGGGACTCACCATGGTGGTTCCGGCCTACAACGAGGTGGGGAGCATCGCAGAGACGGTGCAGCGCATCCAGAAGGCACTGGCGGCGCTGCATATCGCCAGCGAACTTATCGTGGTCAACGACGGCTCCACCGACGGCACCGGGGAACTGCTGGAAGAGATCCCGGGGATCCACGTCGTGCACCACCCGCTCAACATCGGCTACGGCAACTCCATCAAGTCGGGCGTGAACCGGGCCCACTACCAGTGGATCGGCATCGTCGACGCCGACGGCTCCTACCCCATCGAGGACCTGCCCCGTTTCGTGGCCGAGATGGAGAAGGGGTTCGACATGGTGGTGGGGCACCGGGCCAACATCGACGACATCGACTGCTTCGCCAAGCGGATCTTCCGCCGCATCTACAAGAAGATCGTGTCGTTTTTGAACGACAGCCGCATCGAGGACCCCAACAGCGGCTTCCGGCTCTTCAAGCGCGAGATCGTCATCAACCTGATGCCCTTTCTGTGCGGCACCTTCTCCTTCACCACCAGCATCAGTATCCTGACCTCGGGGCTCTTCTACTTCGTCAAGTTCATCCCGATCCAGTACTCCAAGCGGGACGGCAAGACCAAGGTGAAGCACCTGCGCGACTCGATCCGGACCATGCAGTTCATCGTGCAGGGGATCGTCTTCTTCAACCCGATCAAGTTCTTCATCATCCTGGCCCTGGCCATGGTGGCCTTCGTCTGCATCCCGGCCATGGTGATCGCGATGCTGCGCATGCCCACCCTGTCGCTCTACTACATGATCTTCGGCGTCGCCGTTTCGCTCATGGTGGGGATGGGGGCGCTCGGCGACATCATCAGGATCTCCTCCTTCAAGCGCACCAACGAGTTCATGTGA
- a CDS encoding B12-binding domain-containing radical SAM protein codes for MKVLFVVRRITIAGEPMGIMQLSAIARKRGWESRVAVSPEALKAVADEAPELVAVSCMSGDYSDLKETIAQLRRSHPELPILLGGPHTTFVPDAVDDVEADGVCIGEGEEAFAEVLERLEQGIRNFSGILNIQTKEQRTAIRPLITDLDALPFIDRDLVYQNSDWKHFKLRSFYTSRGCPYSCAYCFNHGYRRVYHGLGPTYRKRSVDNVIAEILEVTAKYPTEYIRFSDDVFIVRHDEWIEEFADKYSKRVGIPFYCLIKSDIITPELVAVLKKAGCASVCMSIETANEELRSQVLSRKGQNNEQMLRSFDLFNEAGINIYTNSMIGLPHSTIQDELDTIELYLKAKPKCGLFTICVPYPGTELFSYCVKNGLVRADLTHEEINRTSGDYSMLDSFSAKEKEVQKNISLLGTVAVTFPWLKNLITKRLIYLPNNKLFFLIYFLVKNYQFSKYIVPIRYSASDYLRLGFAALKNDAVMFITGKGKNK; via the coding sequence ATGAAAGTACTGTTCGTCGTAAGACGGATCACCATAGCGGGGGAACCGATGGGGATCATGCAACTCTCCGCCATCGCCCGCAAGCGCGGCTGGGAGAGCCGGGTCGCCGTCTCGCCCGAGGCCCTGAAAGCGGTGGCCGACGAGGCCCCTGAGCTGGTGGCGGTCTCCTGCATGTCCGGTGACTACTCCGACCTCAAGGAAACCATCGCGCAGCTGCGCCGCAGCCACCCGGAACTCCCCATACTCCTCGGCGGGCCGCACACCACTTTCGTTCCGGACGCCGTCGACGACGTCGAGGCGGACGGGGTCTGCATCGGCGAGGGGGAAGAAGCCTTCGCCGAGGTGCTGGAGCGCCTGGAGCAGGGGATTCGCAACTTCTCCGGCATCCTCAACATCCAGACCAAAGAGCAGAGGACGGCCATCCGGCCGCTCATCACCGACCTCGACGCCCTCCCCTTCATCGACCGCGACCTCGTCTACCAGAACTCGGACTGGAAGCACTTCAAGCTCCGCTCCTTCTACACCTCGCGCGGCTGCCCGTACAGCTGCGCCTACTGCTTCAACCACGGCTACCGCAGGGTCTACCACGGCCTGGGCCCCACCTACCGCAAAAGGAGCGTCGACAACGTCATCGCCGAGATCCTCGAGGTGACGGCGAAGTACCCGACCGAGTACATCCGCTTCTCCGACGACGTCTTCATCGTGCGCCACGACGAGTGGATCGAGGAATTCGCCGACAAGTACAGCAAGCGGGTGGGCATCCCGTTCTACTGCCTGATCAAGTCGGACATCATCACCCCCGAGCTGGTCGCGGTGCTGAAGAAGGCGGGGTGCGCCTCGGTCTGCATGAGCATCGAGACCGCCAACGAGGAGCTGAGAAGCCAGGTCCTGAGCCGCAAGGGGCAGAACAACGAGCAGATGCTCCGCTCCTTCGATCTGTTCAACGAGGCGGGCATCAACATCTACACCAATTCCATGATCGGGCTGCCGCACTCGACCATCCAGGACGAGCTGGACACCATCGAGCTCTACCTGAAGGCGAAGCCCAAGTGCGGGCTGTTCACCATCTGCGTCCCCTACCCCGGCACCGAGCTCTTCAGCTACTGCGTCAAGAACGGCCTGGTGCGCGCCGACCTGACCCACGAGGAGATCAACCGGACCTCCGGCGACTACTCCATGCTGGACAGCTTCAGCGCCAAGGAGAAGGAGGTGCAGAAGAACATCTCGCTTCTGGGGACCGTGGCGGTGACCTTCCCGTGGCTTAAGAACCTGATCACCAAAAGGCTCATCTACCTCCCCAACAACAAGCTGTTTTTCCTGATCTATTTTCTCGTCAAGAACTACCAGTTCAGCAAATACATCGTGCCGATACGCTACTCCGCCTCCGACTACCTGAGGCTCGGCTTCGCGGCACTAAAGAACGACGCGGTCATGTTCATCACCGGGAAAGGGAAGAACAAGTGA
- a CDS encoding class I SAM-dependent methyltransferase: protein MSQPENLTAFYDAAWDKWNDMIRYSPAPRFRRTRILSWVRELAAPRTLLDVGCGNGEFLLQASRELQGTEFAGADVSPAVIEANRAQLPGMNFATLDLNREELPGRYDVVTCMEVVEHCADHREAIARLAAMTGQWLFVTVPCGPLFEIDRRVGHTRHFSPGEIREALEAAGLTVVRCQAWGFPFFNLYKHLINLNPDRACAAFLESGSYSAAQKLLASLVYVSFRLSLPFGGYQLLVAARRR from the coding sequence ATGTCGCAGCCTGAGAACCTGACCGCCTTCTACGACGCCGCCTGGGACAAGTGGAACGACATGATCCGCTACTCCCCGGCCCCCCGCTTCCGGCGCACCCGGATCCTCTCCTGGGTCAGGGAGCTGGCCGCCCCCCGCACCCTCCTCGACGTGGGGTGCGGCAACGGCGAATTCCTGCTCCAGGCAAGCCGGGAGCTGCAGGGCACGGAATTTGCTGGAGCAGACGTGTCCCCCGCCGTCATCGAGGCGAACCGGGCCCAGCTCCCCGGCATGAACTTCGCCACGCTGGACCTGAACCGGGAGGAGCTGCCCGGGCGCTACGACGTGGTCACCTGCATGGAGGTGGTCGAACACTGCGCCGATCACCGCGAGGCGATCGCGAGGCTCGCGGCGATGACCGGACAGTGGCTCTTCGTCACCGTCCCCTGCGGCCCGCTCTTCGAGATCGACCGGCGCGTCGGCCACACCCGCCACTTCTCCCCCGGCGAGATCCGGGAGGCGCTGGAGGCGGCCGGGCTCACGGTGGTCCGCTGCCAGGCCTGGGGCTTCCCGTTCTTCAACCTGTACAAGCACCTGATCAACCTCAACCCGGACCGGGCCTGCGCGGCCTTCCTCGAGTCCGGCAGCTACTCCGCGGCACAGAAGCTTCTCGCTTCGCTCGTGTACGTCTCCTTCCGGCTCTCCCTCCCCTTTGGGGGGTATCAGCTCCTGGTGGCGGCGCGGCGCCGCTGA
- the asnB gene encoding asparagine synthase (glutamine-hydrolyzing), giving the protein MCGIVGIYAPGKGEWDRAGLAAMLGRVRHRGPDGEGMHLEPGLFFGHARLAVLDLSEAGRQPMPSPDGRYLITYNGEIYNFRELRAELQALGHSFTTRTDTEVLLAAWVQWGEAALSRLDGIFAFAVADRYERTLWLARDPLGIKPLFYQDKGGEIFFASELLALFGPLNPVPPHDPCDLDSYFTFNYLPAPRTGLAGVRQLPPGTLLKATPARTELKRFWRPAGTGSARGQSPCEAGKTAAQEERVAEFRARLDRAVAAQTVSDAPLGLFLSGGLDSYAVARSATRAGLRPTAFTLAFDEAGFDESPAAADYARHLGIEHRVVRFQWNEETIRDTLASMRELLADASLFPMHQLCAFARKEATVILAGDGGDELLAGYDTYLAGELTPLIRRLPAPLRDAVRSLARFLPSDSQRYGARILVERILDAAAEGPDRDHATFRRICGNALKNRIFSPGLQSALSGSDPVAEYAALIGEASKTRSSLGARQQADIQFHLPSVLAKVDRTSMAHGLEVRVPILADDLVGFCLDLPDEAKRRGRKGKLILRQALADDIPAAALTRRKAGFLPPVDRWFAQEGPMAGVFRDYLAQGRENIAELDWNQVQRLWDEHKKGSIRAGFPLLGILQFINWSLACRSLRT; this is encoded by the coding sequence ATGTGCGGCATTGTCGGCATATACGCCCCCGGCAAGGGGGAGTGGGACCGCGCCGGGCTCGCCGCCATGCTGGGGCGGGTGCGCCACCGCGGCCCGGACGGCGAGGGGATGCACCTGGAGCCGGGGCTCTTCTTCGGGCACGCCCGCCTGGCCGTCCTCGACCTGTCGGAGGCCGGGCGCCAGCCGATGCCCTCCCCCGACGGCAGGTACCTCATCACCTACAACGGCGAGATCTACAACTTCCGCGAGCTGCGCGCCGAGCTCCAGGCGCTGGGACACAGCTTCACGACCCGTACCGACACCGAGGTGCTCCTGGCGGCCTGGGTACAGTGGGGTGAGGCTGCACTGTCACGCCTGGACGGCATCTTCGCCTTCGCCGTGGCCGACCGCTACGAGCGGACGCTGTGGCTCGCGCGCGACCCGCTCGGCATCAAGCCGCTCTTCTACCAGGACAAAGGGGGCGAGATTTTCTTCGCCTCGGAACTGCTCGCCCTGTTCGGCCCCCTGAACCCGGTGCCGCCCCACGATCCCTGCGATCTCGACAGCTACTTCACCTTCAACTACCTCCCCGCGCCCCGCACCGGGCTCGCCGGGGTGCGCCAGCTCCCCCCCGGCACCCTTTTGAAGGCCACCCCCGCACGCACCGAGCTGAAGCGCTTCTGGCGCCCGGCGGGGACTGGCTCCGCCAGGGGCCAGTCCCCTTGCGAAGCCGGTAAGACGGCCGCGCAGGAAGAGCGCGTGGCGGAGTTCCGCGCCCGGCTCGACCGCGCCGTGGCCGCCCAGACCGTCTCCGACGCGCCGCTCGGGCTCTTCCTCTCCGGGGGGCTGGACTCCTACGCCGTGGCCCGCTCGGCTACCCGCGCCGGCCTGCGCCCTACCGCCTTCACCCTCGCCTTCGACGAGGCGGGCTTCGACGAAAGCCCCGCCGCGGCCGACTACGCCCGGCACCTGGGGATCGAGCACCGGGTGGTGCGCTTTCAATGGAACGAGGAGACCATCCGGGATACGCTCGCCAGCATGCGGGAGCTTCTGGCCGACGCCTCGCTCTTCCCCATGCACCAGCTCTGCGCCTTCGCACGCAAGGAAGCGACCGTGATCCTGGCCGGGGACGGCGGCGACGAGCTCCTGGCCGGCTACGACACCTACCTCGCCGGCGAGCTTACCCCGCTCATCCGGCGCCTACCCGCGCCGCTGCGCGACGCCGTCCGCTCCCTTGCCCGCTTCCTCCCCTCCGACAGTCAGCGCTATGGCGCGCGCATCCTGGTGGAACGGATTCTTGACGCGGCGGCCGAGGGGCCTGACCGGGACCACGCCACCTTCCGCAGGATCTGCGGCAACGCACTGAAAAACAGGATTTTCTCACCCGGGTTGCAGTCGGCCCTCTCCGGCTCGGACCCGGTGGCGGAATACGCCGCTCTCATTGGAGAGGCGTCAAAAACGCGTTCATCTTTGGGGGCACGTCAACAAGCCGACATCCAGTTCCACCTCCCCTCGGTGCTGGCCAAGGTGGACCGCACCAGCATGGCGCACGGGCTGGAGGTGCGGGTCCCCATCCTCGCCGACGACCTGGTCGGCTTCTGCCTGGACCTCCCCGACGAGGCCAAGCGGCGCGGCCGCAAGGGGAAGCTGATCCTCCGGCAGGCGCTCGCCGACGACATCCCCGCCGCCGCCCTCACCCGCCGCAAGGCCGGGTTCCTGCCGCCGGTGGACCGCTGGTTCGCCCAGGAGGGACCGATGGCCGGGGTCTTCCGCGACTACCTGGCGCAAGGACGCGAAAACATTGCCGAACTGGACTGGAACCAGGTGCAGCGCCTCTGGGACGAGCACAAGAAGGGTTCCATCCGCGCCGGCTTTCCCCTTCTGGGCATCCTGCAATTCATCAACTGGAGTCTCGCATGTCGCAGCCTGAGAACCTGA
- a CDS encoding B12-binding domain-containing radical SAM protein, producing MKNVVLVYPKMGMAGSVLVRHLPLSVLYAAVDTIKSGIRVDIVDVRLSPATWHEDIARLVTEETLLVGLSVMTGPPIKNALEISRWLKAEHPDLPVAWGGPHTTFNALEVFDEPSIDFVIKGYGSLPLSRLARRLRGDADAPPFDAIPGLMYRTGSGVREVPPEASFEMVDYRDIPYHLVEQDLGHYGQLDSSERIFPMYSALGCPYRCAFCSSPAQYRDMAQKYRHLPAAHVADHVQFVHQKYGATYIYFIDDDSFVNLEHVEQVIDEIQRRGIKVGLGFRGARINEIVRMSDAYLTKLAQAGTNILHIGAESGSQRMLDLMHKDCTVEQIVEVNRKLARHPEIKAAYNWLVGIPGETMEDLRLTRELMMRLIDDNASALIFIPNKYRPLPGTELYALAVQSGYRKPQRLEDWVEIEAEGDYTPPWYSEQQEREIRMIQICSYFIDGKINKVDTGNTLKFRITRLLALFYAPFARLRVRHGISALLLESAAFNFFTSRFR from the coding sequence ATGAAGAACGTCGTCCTGGTATACCCGAAGATGGGGATGGCGGGGAGCGTCCTGGTGCGCCACCTGCCCCTGAGCGTGCTGTACGCGGCGGTTGACACCATCAAGAGCGGGATACGGGTCGACATCGTCGATGTCCGCCTCTCCCCCGCCACCTGGCACGAGGACATCGCCCGCCTGGTCACCGAGGAGACCCTCCTGGTCGGCCTGAGCGTCATGACCGGCCCCCCCATCAAGAACGCGCTGGAGATCTCGCGCTGGCTCAAAGCCGAGCACCCGGACCTCCCGGTCGCGTGGGGCGGCCCGCATACCACCTTCAACGCCCTGGAGGTCTTCGACGAGCCGAGCATCGACTTCGTCATCAAGGGGTACGGCTCGCTGCCGCTCTCCCGGCTGGCCAGGCGCCTGCGGGGCGACGCGGACGCCCCCCCCTTCGACGCCATCCCCGGGCTCATGTATCGCACGGGAAGCGGGGTGCGCGAGGTCCCCCCCGAGGCGAGCTTCGAGATGGTGGACTACCGCGACATCCCCTACCACCTGGTCGAGCAGGACCTCGGCCACTACGGGCAACTGGACAGCAGCGAGCGGATCTTCCCCATGTACAGCGCGCTCGGCTGCCCCTACCGCTGCGCCTTCTGCTCCTCGCCGGCCCAGTACCGGGACATGGCGCAGAAGTACCGCCACCTCCCCGCCGCGCACGTCGCCGACCACGTCCAGTTCGTGCACCAGAAGTACGGCGCCACCTACATCTACTTCATCGACGACGACTCCTTTGTGAACCTCGAACACGTGGAGCAGGTGATCGACGAGATCCAGCGCCGCGGCATCAAGGTGGGGCTCGGTTTCCGCGGGGCGCGCATCAACGAGATCGTGCGCATGAGCGACGCCTACCTGACCAAGCTGGCCCAGGCCGGCACCAACATCCTCCACATCGGCGCCGAGTCCGGCTCCCAGCGGATGCTCGACCTTATGCACAAGGACTGCACCGTGGAGCAGATCGTCGAGGTGAACCGGAAGCTGGCCCGGCACCCCGAGATCAAGGCGGCCTACAACTGGCTGGTGGGGATCCCCGGGGAAACCATGGAGGACCTGAGGCTCACCAGGGAACTGATGATGCGTCTCATCGACGACAACGCGAGCGCCCTCATCTTCATTCCCAACAAGTACCGCCCCCTGCCGGGCACCGAGCTTTACGCGCTCGCCGTGCAAAGCGGCTACCGCAAGCCGCAGCGGCTGGAGGACTGGGTGGAAATCGAGGCCGAAGGGGATTACACTCCCCCCTGGTACAGTGAACAGCAGGAACGTGAGATCAGGATGATCCAGATCTGCTCCTACTTCATCGACGGCAAGATCAACAAGGTCGACACCGGCAACACGTTGAAGTTCAGGATCACCCGCCTGTTGGCGCTCTTCTACGCGCCTTTCGCGCGGCTGCGCGTTCGCCACGGCATTTCCGCCCTGCTGCTCGAATCCGCCGCCTTCAACTTTTTCACCTCCAGGTTCCGCTAG
- a CDS encoding class I SAM-dependent methyltransferase: protein MSTERGEAAVLEEEARAFNHQIHERMAHGHIPDLRRAPRCEWFINNPWRDPAYVKLDFYEQFELIEKTLRDQLGERAARVLEIGCGPGYLSLELSRAGHHVTGIDLSPACIEVARRMADEDPWRGERGGLAYLSGDLFAHPGLAVGSFDAVVFLGALHHFPDQASVMARVRELLRVGGIVIAHEPTRDRVTRGNAAFCHLLRTLLSAGNGFHADFPVPAPEAVEGEIGKLFANMRYETEDAEKLQSPNDNEAGFREMHKALSGTFKELVLKERYAFFHEFIGGLRFDEEKNRALARYLRDMDARLVELGVLQSTEFFFVGVKGEQ, encoded by the coding sequence ATGTCTACTGAGCGCGGTGAAGCGGCGGTGCTGGAGGAGGAGGCCCGGGCCTTCAACCACCAGATCCACGAGAGGATGGCCCACGGCCACATCCCGGACCTGCGCCGGGCGCCGCGCTGCGAGTGGTTCATCAACAACCCCTGGCGCGACCCGGCCTACGTGAAGCTCGACTTCTACGAACAGTTCGAGCTGATCGAGAAGACCCTGCGCGACCAGCTCGGTGAGCGCGCGGCCCGCGTCCTGGAAATCGGCTGCGGCCCGGGCTACCTCAGCCTGGAGCTCTCCCGCGCCGGCCACCACGTCACCGGGATCGACCTTTCCCCCGCCTGCATCGAGGTGGCGCGCCGCATGGCCGACGAGGACCCCTGGCGGGGGGAGCGCGGCGGCCTCGCCTACCTCTCCGGCGACCTGTTCGCACATCCCGGGCTTGCCGTCGGGAGCTTCGATGCGGTAGTCTTCCTCGGCGCGCTGCACCACTTCCCGGACCAGGCAAGCGTCATGGCGCGGGTCAGAGAGCTCTTGCGCGTCGGGGGCATCGTGATCGCCCACGAGCCGACCCGCGACCGGGTCACCCGGGGCAACGCCGCCTTCTGCCACCTGCTCAGGACCCTGTTGTCCGCCGGCAACGGCTTCCACGCCGATTTCCCGGTCCCGGCGCCCGAGGCGGTCGAGGGTGAGATCGGCAAGCTCTTCGCCAACATGCGCTACGAGACCGAGGATGCAGAGAAGCTCCAGTCCCCCAACGACAACGAGGCAGGCTTCCGCGAGATGCATAAGGCGCTGTCGGGCACGTTCAAGGAACTGGTCCTTAAGGAGCGCTACGCCTTCTTCCACGAGTTCATCGGCGGGCTCAGGTTCGACGAGGAAAAGAACCGCGCCCTGGCCCGCTACCTGCGCGACATGGACGCGCGCCTGGTCGAGCTGGGAGTTTTGCAGTCCACCGAATTCTTCTTCGTGGGAGTGAAGGGAGAACAATGA
- a CDS encoding N-acetyl sugar amidotransferase, producing MSEHLEAYYGLPEEVKFCKRCVISNQRPSSVVEFKNRGTEKKPTIEFDEEGVCSACTFADMKEKVIDWKTREEELIELCNRHRSKDGGYDCIVPGSGGKDSAFTAHILKYKYGMNPLTVTWAPHKYTEIGWHNFQNWIHSGLDNILYTPNGKLHRLLTRLAFENLVHPFQPFIIGQRLIGPRFSGLYRIPLVFYGENQAEYGNNIKENDRPTMAPSFFETTRDLDSLFLGGVSARDLISQYQVDPRDLNPYLPIDGNVLREVGTEVHYLGYYLKWDPQECYYYASEHTGFQVNVERTEGSYSKYSSIDDRIDPLHYYTTFIKFGIGRATYDAAQEVRNQKITREEAVALVKRYDAEFPAKYFHEILEYMGITEERFWEVIDKARSPHLWEQVNGEWRLRHHVY from the coding sequence ATGAGCGAGCATCTCGAGGCCTACTACGGCCTGCCCGAAGAAGTGAAGTTCTGCAAGCGCTGCGTGATCTCCAACCAGCGCCCGAGTTCCGTGGTGGAGTTCAAGAACCGCGGCACCGAGAAGAAGCCGACCATCGAGTTCGACGAGGAGGGTGTCTGCAGCGCCTGCACCTTCGCCGACATGAAAGAAAAGGTCATCGACTGGAAGACGCGCGAGGAGGAGCTGATCGAGCTCTGCAACCGGCACCGGAGCAAGGACGGCGGCTACGACTGCATCGTGCCGGGGAGCGGCGGCAAGGACAGCGCCTTCACCGCCCACATCCTCAAGTACAAGTACGGCATGAACCCGCTCACCGTGACCTGGGCGCCGCACAAGTACACCGAGATCGGCTGGCACAACTTCCAGAACTGGATCCACTCCGGCCTGGACAACATCCTCTACACCCCCAACGGCAAGCTGCACCGGCTGCTGACCCGGCTCGCCTTCGAAAACCTGGTGCACCCCTTCCAGCCCTTCATCATCGGGCAGCGCCTGATCGGTCCCCGCTTCTCGGGTCTGTACCGGATCCCGCTGGTCTTCTACGGCGAGAACCAGGCCGAGTATGGCAACAACATCAAGGAGAACGACCGCCCCACCATGGCCCCCTCCTTCTTCGAGACCACCCGCGACCTCGACTCGCTGTTCCTGGGGGGCGTCTCGGCCCGCGACCTGATCTCGCAGTACCAGGTCGACCCGCGCGACCTGAACCCGTACCTCCCCATCGACGGCAACGTGCTGCGCGAGGTGGGGACCGAGGTGCATTATCTCGGGTATTACCTGAAGTGGGACCCGCAGGAGTGCTACTACTACGCCTCCGAGCACACCGGCTTCCAGGTCAACGTGGAGCGCACCGAGGGGTCGTACTCCAAGTACAGCTCCATCGACGACCGCATCGATCCCCTGCACTACTACACCACCTTCATCAAGTTCGGTATCGGCCGGGCCACCTACGACGCGGCCCAGGAGGTGCGCAACCAGAAGATCACCCGCGAGGAGGCGGTCGCCCTGGTGAAGCGCTACGACGCCGAGTTCCCGGCCAAGTACTTCCACGAGATCCTGGAGTACATGGGGATCACCGAGGAGCGCTTCTGGGAGGTGATCGACAAGGCGCGCTCGCCGCACCTGTGGGAGCAGGTGAACGGGGAATGGAGGCTGCGCCACCATGTCTACTGA
- the hisH gene encoding imidazole glycerol phosphate synthase subunit HisH: MKKPGIAIVDYGLGNVRSIVNGVEKVGGEPMLTREPSELLAADGLVLPGVGSFISGMERLTGCGLIDCIREYAAGGKPMIGICLGMQLLFDRGEEFGVTAGLALLSGEVKLLPAVAKLPHMAWNGILPPQPGRWDGTPFAGVRPGEDMYFVHSYAAVPAEESDILSITDFGGYNFVSAVQRGNITGCQFHPEKSGGAGLGILSAWVESCR; the protein is encoded by the coding sequence ATGAAAAAACCGGGCATAGCCATAGTAGATTACGGGCTGGGAAACGTGAGGAGCATCGTGAACGGTGTGGAGAAGGTCGGCGGCGAGCCGATGCTGACCCGCGAGCCGTCCGAACTCCTGGCCGCGGACGGGCTGGTGCTCCCGGGAGTCGGTTCCTTCATTTCCGGCATGGAGCGCCTCACCGGGTGCGGGCTCATCGACTGCATCAGGGAGTACGCGGCCGGGGGCAAGCCGATGATCGGCATCTGCCTCGGCATGCAGCTCCTCTTCGACCGGGGCGAGGAGTTCGGCGTCACCGCCGGCCTTGCCCTGCTGTCCGGCGAGGTGAAGCTCCTGCCGGCGGTGGCGAAGCTCCCGCACATGGCGTGGAACGGCATCCTGCCGCCGCAGCCCGGGCGCTGGGACGGGACCCCCTTCGCCGGGGTGCGGCCGGGCGAGGACATGTACTTCGTGCACAGCTACGCCGCGGTGCCGGCCGAAGAGAGCGACATCCTGTCAATCACCGACTTCGGCGGGTACAACTTCGTCTCAGCCGTGCAGCGCGGCAACATCACCGGCTGCCAGTTCCACCCGGAGAAGAGCGGCGGCGCGGGCCTCGGCATCCTCTCCGCCTGGGTGGAGAGCTGCCGCTAG
- the hisF gene encoding imidazole glycerol phosphate synthase subunit HisF, whose protein sequence is MIKKRLIARIDIKNEFVIKGIHLEGVRKIGDPHDLAVKYYEERIDEILFMDAVASLYGRNNLFDIIERSCRDVFVPITVGGGIRTMQDIERSLKAGADKVAINTQAVKTPQFIAEAVRTFGSQCIVASVEAKRHGTAWESYCDNGREHTGKDALSWCRELEELGAGELLVTSVDTEGTKKGCDLQLLQAAAKDAGIPVIGCGGIGSCGHVLDLFQKTACDAVAVASILHYNLAGVGQIKEALLAGGVQVRP, encoded by the coding sequence ATGATCAAGAAGCGATTGATCGCCAGGATCGACATCAAGAACGAGTTCGTGATCAAGGGGATCCACCTGGAAGGGGTGCGCAAGATCGGCGACCCGCACGACCTGGCCGTGAAGTACTACGAAGAGCGCATCGACGAGATCCTCTTCATGGACGCGGTGGCGAGCCTCTACGGGCGCAACAACCTGTTCGACATCATCGAGCGCTCCTGCCGGGACGTCTTCGTCCCCATCACCGTCGGAGGGGGCATCCGCACCATGCAGGACATCGAGCGCTCGCTGAAGGCGGGGGCCGACAAGGTGGCCATCAACACCCAGGCGGTCAAGACGCCGCAGTTCATCGCGGAGGCGGTGCGCACCTTCGGCTCGCAGTGCATCGTGGCCTCGGTGGAGGCCAAGCGCCACGGCACCGCCTGGGAGTCCTACTGCGACAACGGCCGCGAGCATACCGGCAAGGACGCCCTTTCCTGGTGCCGCGAGCTGGAGGAGCTGGGGGCGGGCGAGCTCCTGGTGACCTCGGTGGACACCGAGGGGACCAAGAAGGGGTGCGACCTGCAGCTGCTGCAGGCGGCGGCCAAGGACGCCGGCATCCCGGTGATCGGCTGCGGCGGCATCGGCAGCTGCGGCCACGTCCTCGACCTGTTCCAAAAGACCGCCTGCGACGCCGTCGCCGTCGCGTCCATCCTGCACTACAACCTGGCGGGTGTGGGCCAGATCAAGGAGGCCCTTCTCGCCGGAGGGGTCCAGGTACGTCCATGA